A region from the Perca fluviatilis chromosome 16, GENO_Pfluv_1.0, whole genome shotgun sequence genome encodes:
- the zgc:153704 gene encoding lipocalin isoform X2 — MTLLLPVLGAVLCSLTVSSEVVPQADFNIQGMAGKWYLIGFATNAQWFINHRASMKMGMAMLTPTADGDLEISYASLNSDGSCWRMNNLAKKTDVPGKFTYTSWGNINDMCMVDVKYDEYALTHTIKNKESVTTVVNKLYGRGVDLSADLMEKFRQFSLETGILPENIAFLPKNAECPAA; from the exons ATGACTTTACTGCTGCCAGTGCTGGGAGCCGTGCTCTGCTCCTTGACGGTTTCTTCTGAAGTCGTTCCCCAGGCAGACTTCAATATACAGGGG ATGGCAGGGAAGTGGTACCTGATTGGATTTGCCACTAACGCCCAGTGGTTTATCAACCATAGAGCCAGCATGAAGATGGGCATGGCCATGTTGACCCCAACTGCTGATGGGGACCTGGAGATATCCTACGCCAGTCTCAA CTCTGATGGCTCTTGTTGGAGAATGAACAACCTGGCCAAGAAGACTGATGTGCCTGGAAAGTTCACGTACACAA GCTGGGGGAATATAAACGACATGTGCATGGTTGATGTGAAGTATGACGAGTACGCCCTGACTCACACCATTAAGAACAAGGAGAGTGTTACCACCGTTGTCAACAAACTATATG GCCGTGGAGTGGACCTCAGCGCTGATCTGATGGAGAAGTTCAGGCAGTTCTCCTTGGAGACTGGCATCCTACCGGAAAATATTGCTTTCCTTCCCAAAAATG CGGAGTGCCCAGCTGCCTAG
- the zgc:153704 gene encoding lipocalin isoform X1 produces the protein MTLLLPVLGAVLCSLTVSSEVVPQADFNIQGMAGKWYLIGFATNAQWFINHRASMKMGMAMLTPTADGDLEISYASLNSDGSCWRMNNLAKKTDVPGKFTYTSERWGNINDMCMVDVKYDEYALTHTIKNKESVTTVVNKLYGRGVDLSADLMEKFRQFSLETGILPENIAFLPKNAECPAA, from the exons ATGACTTTACTGCTGCCAGTGCTGGGAGCCGTGCTCTGCTCCTTGACGGTTTCTTCTGAAGTCGTTCCCCAGGCAGACTTCAATATACAGGGG ATGGCAGGGAAGTGGTACCTGATTGGATTTGCCACTAACGCCCAGTGGTTTATCAACCATAGAGCCAGCATGAAGATGGGCATGGCCATGTTGACCCCAACTGCTGATGGGGACCTGGAGATATCCTACGCCAGTCTCAA CTCTGATGGCTCTTGTTGGAGAATGAACAACCTGGCCAAGAAGACTGATGTGCCTGGAAAGTTCACGTACACAAGTGAGC GCTGGGGGAATATAAACGACATGTGCATGGTTGATGTGAAGTATGACGAGTACGCCCTGACTCACACCATTAAGAACAAGGAGAGTGTTACCACCGTTGTCAACAAACTATATG GCCGTGGAGTGGACCTCAGCGCTGATCTGATGGAGAAGTTCAGGCAGTTCTCCTTGGAGACTGGCATCCTACCGGAAAATATTGCTTTCCTTCCCAAAAATG CGGAGTGCCCAGCTGCCTAG
- the LOC120543538 gene encoding palmitoyltransferase ZDHHC23-A-like isoform X2 has translation MVLYFCYRHKRWLKDRPKGGSQSPVLGAMIDKLEISMIPALVLLPVLLRVAALHYLLGIIILTALPILVLWYYYATHRKKRRTLFFLTLALFSLFHMYYLFITEILPCGDVSQLQVCAVTTGVILTVISLIHTKRGAGLVTTSLYMAHSHSLEANEGSAHRNGSIQSAASSGTAAEFQTTKEVVATKWSTCPVCKIMRPPRAGHCRTCGSCVQRLDHHCIWINSCVGQANHRSFLLTLCVFVLTSLYGISLVLCSLCPQQYLLTALLYCPGVYSQSSMALCFTCAWYSSIVTGGLLHLLVVQVLNISFNVTEREAQLALRNKTGQRRLWGLVIMTGEYSRGFCHNWVEFLTMADASLSPRSSLTDLV, from the exons atggttttgtatttttgttacaGACACAAAAG GTGGCTGAAAGACAGACCTAAAGGTGGATCTCAGTCTCCTGTACTTGGGGCCATGATTGACAAACTGGAGATCTCCATGATCCCGGCCCTGGTGCTGCTACCTGTCTTGCTGCGGGTTGCAGCGCTGCACTACCTGCTGGGTATCATCATCCTGACAGCTCTGCCCATCCTGGTGCTGTGGTACTACTACGCCACGCACAGAAAGAAGAGACGCACTCTCTTCTTCCTCACTCTTGCACTCTTCTCCCTGTTCCACATGTATTATCTCTTCATCACAGAGATTTTACCTTGTGGGGACGTCAGCCAGCTGCAGGTGTGTGCTGTGACCACTGGGGTGATTCTCACTGTCATCTCTCTTATTCACACCAAGAGAGGCGCAGGATTGGTGACCACTTCACTATATATGGCACACAGTCACAGTCTGGAGGCTAACGAGGGCTCCGCACACCGTAATGGATCTATCCAATCAGCAGCCTCCTCAGGGACTGCAGCAGAGTTTCAGACAACAAAAGAGGTCGTGGCAACCAAATGGAGCACCTGTCCTGTGTGCAAAATAATGCGACCCCCACGGGCCGGACACTGTCGAACCTGTGGATCCTGTGTCCAGCGTCTGGACCACCACTGTATCTG GATAAACAGCTGTGTTGGACAGGCAAACCACCGCAGTTTCCTACTGACCCTCTGTGTGTTCGTGTTGACCTCTCTGTATGGAATCAGTTTGGTGCTCTGCAGCCTCTGTCCTCAACAGTATCTACTGACGGCTCTCCTCTACTGCCCCGGCGTCTACAGCCAGTCCAG CATGGCACTTTGCTTCACCTGTGCTTGGTACAGCAGCATTGTCACCGGTGGACTGCTTCACCTGTTGGTGGTACAAGTTCTGAATATCAGCTTCAATGTGACGGAGCGCGAGGCTCAGCTGGCTCTGAGGAACAAAACGGGCCAGAGGCGCCTGTGGGGACTCGTCATCATGACAGGAGAGTATTCACGTGGCTTCTGTCACAACTGGGTTGAGTTCCTCACCATGGCAGATGCCTCGCTTTCTCCTCGCTCCAGCCTCACTGACTTGGTCTAG
- the LOC120543538 gene encoding palmitoyltransferase ZDHHC23-A-like isoform X1 codes for MKWEKLKPPEPDDPMCCCECDYDQYGCCCDCEDLDEAFNRWLKDRPKGGSQSPVLGAMIDKLEISMIPALVLLPVLLRVAALHYLLGIIILTALPILVLWYYYATHRKKRRTLFFLTLALFSLFHMYYLFITEILPCGDVSQLQVCAVTTGVILTVISLIHTKRGAGLVTTSLYMAHSHSLEANEGSAHRNGSIQSAASSGTAAEFQTTKEVVATKWSTCPVCKIMRPPRAGHCRTCGSCVQRLDHHCIWINSCVGQANHRSFLLTLCVFVLTSLYGISLVLCSLCPQQYLLTALLYCPGVYSQSSMALCFTCAWYSSIVTGGLLHLLVVQVLNISFNVTEREAQLALRNKTGQRRLWGLVIMTGEYSRGFCHNWVEFLTMADASLSPRSSLTDLV; via the exons ATGAAATGGGAGAAGTTAAAGCCTCCTGAGCCAGATGATCCTATGTGTTGCTGTGAGTGTGACTACGACCAGTACGGATGTTGCTGTGACTGTGAAGATCTGGATGAAGCCTTTAACAG GTGGCTGAAAGACAGACCTAAAGGTGGATCTCAGTCTCCTGTACTTGGGGCCATGATTGACAAACTGGAGATCTCCATGATCCCGGCCCTGGTGCTGCTACCTGTCTTGCTGCGGGTTGCAGCGCTGCACTACCTGCTGGGTATCATCATCCTGACAGCTCTGCCCATCCTGGTGCTGTGGTACTACTACGCCACGCACAGAAAGAAGAGACGCACTCTCTTCTTCCTCACTCTTGCACTCTTCTCCCTGTTCCACATGTATTATCTCTTCATCACAGAGATTTTACCTTGTGGGGACGTCAGCCAGCTGCAGGTGTGTGCTGTGACCACTGGGGTGATTCTCACTGTCATCTCTCTTATTCACACCAAGAGAGGCGCAGGATTGGTGACCACTTCACTATATATGGCACACAGTCACAGTCTGGAGGCTAACGAGGGCTCCGCACACCGTAATGGATCTATCCAATCAGCAGCCTCCTCAGGGACTGCAGCAGAGTTTCAGACAACAAAAGAGGTCGTGGCAACCAAATGGAGCACCTGTCCTGTGTGCAAAATAATGCGACCCCCACGGGCCGGACACTGTCGAACCTGTGGATCCTGTGTCCAGCGTCTGGACCACCACTGTATCTG GATAAACAGCTGTGTTGGACAGGCAAACCACCGCAGTTTCCTACTGACCCTCTGTGTGTTCGTGTTGACCTCTCTGTATGGAATCAGTTTGGTGCTCTGCAGCCTCTGTCCTCAACAGTATCTACTGACGGCTCTCCTCTACTGCCCCGGCGTCTACAGCCAGTCCAG CATGGCACTTTGCTTCACCTGTGCTTGGTACAGCAGCATTGTCACCGGTGGACTGCTTCACCTGTTGGTGGTACAAGTTCTGAATATCAGCTTCAATGTGACGGAGCGCGAGGCTCAGCTGGCTCTGAGGAACAAAACGGGCCAGAGGCGCCTGTGGGGACTCGTCATCATGACAGGAGAGTATTCACGTGGCTTCTGTCACAACTGGGTTGAGTTCCTCACCATGGCAGATGCCTCGCTTTCTCCTCGCTCCAGCCTCACTGACTTGGTCTAG
- the LOC120544462 gene encoding V-type proton ATPase catalytic subunit A-like → MDTSKLPKIQDEERESEFGYVHGVSGPVVTATAMAGAAMYELVRVGHSELVGEIIRLEGDMATIQVYEETSGVSVGDPVLRTGKPLSVELGPGIMGSIFDGIQRPLKDINDLTQSIYIPRGVNIGALNRDLKWEFSPGQSLRVGSHVTGGDIYGMVFENSLIKHKLMLPPRNRGTVTYLAQPGNYDISDVVLELEFEGVKEKFTMMQVWPVRQIRPVTEKLPANHPLLTGQRVLDALFPCVQGGTTAIPGAFGCGKTVISQSLSKYSNSDVIIYVGCGERGNEMSEVLRDFPELTMEVDGKTESIMKRTALVANTSNMPVAAREASIYTGITLSEYFRDMGYNVSMMADSTSRWAEALREISGRLAEMPADSGYPAYLGARLASFYERAGRVKCLGNPEREGSVSIVGAVSPPGGDFSDPVTSATLGIVQVFWGLDKKLAQRKHFPSVNWLISYSKYTRALDEYYDKHFPEFVPLRTKAKEILQEEEDLAEIVQLVGKASLAETDKITLEVAKLIKDDFLQQNGYTPYDRFCPFYKTVGILSNMISFYDMARHAVESTSQSDNKITWTIIREHMGEILYKISSMKFKDPVKDGEAKIKADFAQLMEDMQNAFRTLEE, encoded by the exons ATGGATACCTCAAAACTTCCTAAGATCCAGGATGAGGAGCGAGAAAGCGAGTTCGGATATGTACATGGAGTTTCTGGACCAG TGGTGACAGCTACTGCGATGGCAGGAGCAGCCATGTACGAGCTGGTTCGTGTAGGTCACAGTGAGCTGGTGGGAGAAATCATCCGTTTAGAGGGAGACATGGCCACTATCCAGGTCTACGAGGAGACTT CTGGTGTGTCCGTCGGTGACCCTGTCCTTCGGACGGGAAAACCCCTCTCTGTAGAGCTTGGACCGGGAATCATGGGCTCCATTTTTGACGGTATCCAGCGTCCGCTGAAAGACATCAATGACCTCACTCAAAGTATCTATATCCCAAGAGGAGTAAACATTGGTGCTCTTAACAGAGACCTCAAATGGGAATTTTCCCCCGGGCAGAGTCTGCGG gtCGGCAGTCATGTGACCGGTGGCGATATCTACGGTATGGTGTTTGAAAACTCCTTAATAAAGCACAAGCTGATGCTTCCACCTCGCAACAGAGGCACTGTCACCTACCTAGCCCAACCTGGAAACTACGACATTTCT GATGTGGTTCTGGAGCTGGAATTTGAAGGTGTGAAGGAGAAGTTCACCATGATGCAGGTGTGGCCGGTACGACAAATCCGCCCAGTCACAGAGAAGCTACCTGCCAATCATCCGCTGCTGACTGGTCAAAGAGTTCTGGACGCACTTTTCCC TTGCGTGCAGGGTGGCACTACTGCTATACCAGGCGCCTTTGGATGTGGAAAGACAGTGATCTCGCAGTCGTTGTCCAAGTACTCCAACAGTGACGTCATTATCTACGTTGGCTGCGGAGAGCGTGGAAATGAGATGTCGGAAGTGCTGCGGGATTTCCCCGAG CTTACTATGGAGGTTGATGGCAAGActgagagcatcatgaagagaACAGCACTGGTTGCTAATACATCCAACATGCCTGTGGCTGCCAGAGAGGCCTCCATTTATACAG GGATCACGCTGTCCGAATACTTCCGAGATATGGGCTATAATGTGAGCATGATGGCCGACTCCACGTCCCGATGGGCCGAAGCTCTGAGAGAAATCTCCGGAAGATTAGCTGAAATGCCTGCTG ACAGTGGGTATCCTGCTTATCTGGGCGCCAGGCTCGCCTCCTTCTATGAGCGCGCCGGACGTGTGAAGTGCCTGGGTAATCCTGAGAGAGAAGGCAGCGTCAGCATCGTAGGAGC TGTGTCCCCCCCTGGTGGAGATTTCTCAGACCCCGTCACTTCAGCCACATTGGGCATTGTTCAG GTGTTCTGGGGGTTGGACAAGAAGCTGGCTCAGAGGAAGCACTTCCCCTCTGTAAACTGGCTGATTAGCTACAGCAAGTACACACGAGCTCTGGATGAGTACTATGACAAACATTTCCCTGAGTTTGTTCCTCTCCGTACAAAAGCCAAGGAGATTctacaggaggaggaggacctgGCTGAAATAGTGCAGCTTGTAGGCAAG GCTTCTCTTGCTGAGACCGATAAGATCACTCTAGAAGTTGCAAAGCTCATTAAGGATGACTTCCTGCAGCAGAACGGTTATACCCCTTACGACAG GTTCTGCCCATTCTACAAAACTGTTGGCATCCTCTCAAACATGATCTCGTTTTACGACATGGCCCGACACGCAGTGGAGTCCACGTCACAGAGCGACAACAAAATCACCTGGACCATTATCAGGGAGCACATGGGAGAGATCCTGTACAAAATCAGCTCCATGAAATTCAAG GACCCTGTTAAGGATGGCGAAGCTAAGATCAAAGCAGACTTTGCCCAGCTGATGGAGGACATGCAGAACGCCTTCCGGACCCTGGAGGAATGA
- the LOC120544600 gene encoding wiskott-Aldrich syndrome protein family member 3-like, translating to MPLVKRNIQPRHLCHGAVPDRIGNELECVTNNTLSAIIRQLSSLSTHAENVFGELFNEANTFYVRANSLQDRIDRLAVKVTQLDSNVEEVSLQDINMRKAFKSSTVQDQQVLSKDSTPNSVAEMYNSSDRPPPLSTLTGYREDSTDAMKFYSDPSYFFELWKEKMLQDTEDKRKERRRQREQKRCVESSTLQREVKKVRKARNRRQEWNMMAFDKELRPDHRHPQSLQRGASSEGSLSPDGRPDLPDYPVPPLPAHAACNHAKSQDYVPGNAHPSPPVEHEYHSIDVNYKRVTYATAEPHAADRLNGSIRPPATYNSLPPPPSPGPPIPSAQTAFGFPLGALPPTPHNGVLHIGPGYPLPSVPPPGPHMFPPPPGPPPPPLPPPAAPSHLAGYSEGGRAETRPVRDARSDLLSAIRMGIQLKKVQEQQEQLNKQEPVGNDVATILSRRIAVEYSDSDDDSELEENEWSD from the exons ATGCCTTTGGTCAAGAGAAACATTCAGCCTCGCCACCTGTGCCACGGTGCAGTGCCTGATCGGATTGGCAACGAGCTGGAATGCGTAACCAACAATACGTTGTCCGCCATCATCCGCCAGCTCAGTAGTCTGA GCACACatgcagaaaatgtttttggggAGCTTTTTAACGAGGCCAACACCTTTTATGTTCGCGCCAACTCTCTCCAGGACCGCATTGACCGCTTAGCCGTCAAGGTCACCCAGCTAGACTCCAACGTGGAGGAGG TCTCTCTTCAGGACATAAACATGAGGAAGGCATTCAAAAGCTCTACTGTCCAGGACCAGCAGGTTTTGTCCAAAGACAGCACTCCGAACTCGGTGGCTGAGATGTACAACAGCAGCGACAGGCCTCCTCCCCTCAGCACCCTCACTGGCTACAG AGAGGATTCCACTGATGCGATGAAATTCTACTCAGACCCGTCTTACTTTTTTGAGTTGTGGAAGGAGAAAATGCTTCAGGACacagaggacaagaggaaagaAAGGCGGAGGCAAAGG GAACAGAAGCGATGTGTGGAAAGCAGCACCCTTCAGCGCGAGGTGAAGAAGGTGAGAAAGGCTCGAAACCGCAGGCAAGAGTGGAACATGATGGCATTCGATAAAGAACTTCGTCCAGATCACCGCCATCCGCAGAGTCTCCAACGAGGGGCATCATCTGAGGGCTCGCTCTCCCCCGACGGCAG GCCTGACCTCCCAGACTACCCCGTCCCTCCATTGCCTGCCCACGCTGCTTGTAATCATGCCAAGTCACAAGATTACGTGCCTGGGAACGCACACCCCTCACCACCTGTGGAGCATGAATACCACAGCATTGATGTCAACTACAAGAGAGTAACCTATGCCACAGCAGAGCCTCATGCTGCAGACCGATTGAACGGTTCAATACGTCCACCTGCAACTTACAA CTCTCTTCCCCCACCTCCTTCCCCCGGCCCACCCATACCATCAGCCCAGACAGCCTTTGGTTTTCCTCTGGGTGCGCTCCCACCAACACCACATAATGGAGTTTTGCACATAGGCCCAGGCTACCCTCTCCCATCTGTACCTCCTCCAGGGCCGCACATGTTCCCTCCTCCCCCAGGtcccccacctccacctctcCCTCCCCCAGCTGCACCCTCACACCTAGCGGGATACAGTGAAGGTGGCAGAGCTGAGACTCGACCTGTGAGAGATGCGAGAAGTGACCTGCTGTCTGCGATCCGCATGG GCATCCAGCTGAAGAAAGTTCaagagcagcaggagcagctgaACAAGCAGGAGCCGGTGGGGAACGACGTGGCCACCATCCTGTCCCGGCGCATTGCGGTGGAGTACAGTGACTCTGATGACGACTCTGAGCTGGAGGAAAACGAGTGGTCAGACTAA